Proteins co-encoded in one Natronorubrum daqingense genomic window:
- a CDS encoding AAA family ATPase, with translation MHVIGTVGLPGSGKGEAATVARENGIPVVTMGDVVRQETADRGLDPSKDHGSVAKALREEHGPAAIAERSLPMIADRLEDHETVLVDGIRSDTEVDVFESEFDDAFTLVSIEAPFEVRAERIDARGRDLGEDDGGEALATRDERERGFGMDDAMARADVVIDNTDSLEAYHDRIERIIHQQTHDTEVHHS, from the coding sequence ATGCACGTCATCGGAACGGTGGGGCTCCCCGGCAGCGGGAAGGGCGAGGCAGCCACCGTCGCACGCGAGAACGGAATTCCGGTGGTGACGATGGGCGACGTCGTCAGACAGGAAACCGCCGATCGCGGGCTCGATCCCTCGAAAGACCACGGTAGCGTCGCGAAGGCACTCCGCGAGGAACACGGCCCGGCAGCGATCGCCGAACGCTCGCTGCCGATGATCGCCGACCGACTCGAGGATCACGAGACGGTGCTGGTCGACGGCATTCGCTCGGATACCGAAGTCGACGTCTTCGAATCGGAGTTCGACGACGCGTTCACGCTCGTGAGTATCGAAGCGCCCTTCGAGGTTCGTGCCGAGCGAATCGACGCCCGCGGTCGCGACCTCGGCGAGGACGACGGCGGGGAAGCCCTCGCGACTCGCGACGAGCGCGAACGCGGCTTCGGGATGGACGACGCGATGGCTCGCGCCGACGTCGTCATCGACAACACCGACTCGCTCGAGGCGTATCACGACCGAATCGAGCGGATTATCCACCAGCAGACGCACGATACGGAGGTCCACCACTCATGA
- a CDS encoding RNA-binding domain-containing protein, translating to MTDIYRVDVEITAPVYDTEVTSRVADAIVNIFPNADLEEGFGEISASAHSMDHFSELLHRQEILDTARGEFFGSREGDTFSFALKKQAAFEDRVNFSVGEPDELGEIAVRVRVEEPTLEEYVDHIAPPTEDGRPIDP from the coding sequence ATGACCGATATCTACCGCGTCGACGTCGAGATTACGGCTCCGGTGTACGATACCGAAGTGACGAGTCGCGTCGCCGATGCCATCGTGAACATCTTCCCCAACGCCGATCTCGAGGAGGGATTCGGCGAGATCAGCGCCAGCGCACACTCGATGGATCACTTCTCGGAACTGCTCCATCGACAGGAAATCTTAGACACCGCACGCGGCGAATTCTTTGGAAGCCGTGAGGGAGACACGTTCTCCTTCGCACTCAAGAAACAGGCCGCATTCGAGGATCGGGTCAACTTCTCGGTCGGTGAACCGGACGAACTCGGCGAGATTGCCGTCCGCGTTCGCGTCGAAGAACCCACGCTCGAGGAGTACGTCGACCACATCGCCCCACCGACGGAAGACGGGCGCCCGATCGACCCCTGA
- a CDS encoding signal recognition particle protein Srp54 → MVLDDLGSSLRGTLDKLRGKSRLSEEDIEEIVKEIQRSLLSADVDVSLVMELSDNIKERSLEEEPPAGTPARDFVLSIVYEELVDLIGESTDLPLEEQTILLAGLQGSGKTTSAAKMAWWFSTKGLRPAVIQTDTFRPGAYDQAKEMTERAEVDFYGNPDAEDPVEIARKGLEETSEADVHIVDTAGRHALEDDLIDEIEQIEGVVEPDTSLLVLDAAIGQGAKDQAQQFDESIGIDGVVITKLDGTAKGGGALTAVDQTDSSIAFLGTGEEVQDVERFEPDGFISRLLGMGDLGQLTERVERAMQQTEMDEEDWEPEDMLQGQFTLNDMQKQMEAMNNMGPLDQVMDMIPGFGGGIKDQLPDDAMDVTQERMRTFSVIMDSMTDAEKEYPKAIGANQIERIARGSGTEEEKVRELLQQYKMMEKTIKQFQGMGSEQEMQRMMKQMQGGGGGGGGMGGMGPFG, encoded by the coding sequence ATGGTACTCGACGATCTCGGGAGTTCTCTGCGGGGTACCCTCGACAAACTCCGCGGGAAGTCACGACTCAGCGAGGAGGACATCGAGGAGATCGTCAAGGAGATCCAACGCTCCTTGCTTTCGGCCGACGTCGACGTCTCGCTCGTGATGGAACTGTCGGACAACATCAAAGAGCGATCGCTCGAGGAAGAGCCTCCGGCCGGCACGCCGGCACGGGACTTCGTTCTCAGCATCGTCTACGAGGAACTGGTAGACCTCATCGGCGAATCGACGGATCTGCCCCTCGAGGAACAGACCATCCTGCTCGCCGGACTGCAGGGGTCAGGGAAGACGACATCCGCGGCGAAGATGGCCTGGTGGTTCTCGACGAAGGGGCTCCGTCCCGCCGTGATCCAGACCGACACCTTCCGGCCCGGTGCGTACGATCAGGCGAAGGAGATGACCGAGCGCGCCGAGGTCGACTTCTACGGCAACCCCGACGCCGAGGACCCCGTCGAAATCGCCCGAAAGGGACTCGAGGAGACCAGCGAGGCCGACGTCCACATCGTGGACACGGCGGGTCGCCACGCGCTCGAGGACGATCTAATCGACGAGATCGAGCAGATCGAAGGCGTCGTCGAACCCGACACCTCGTTGCTCGTGCTCGACGCGGCAATCGGGCAGGGTGCGAAGGACCAGGCCCAGCAGTTCGACGAGTCGATCGGTATCGACGGCGTCGTCATCACGAAACTCGACGGGACGGCGAAGGGTGGTGGCGCGCTCACTGCGGTCGACCAGACCGATTCGTCGATCGCCTTCCTCGGGACCGGTGAGGAGGTCCAAGACGTCGAACGCTTCGAACCGGACGGCTTCATCTCCCGACTGCTCGGCATGGGCGACCTCGGACAACTCACGGAGCGCGTCGAGCGCGCGATGCAACAGACCGAGATGGACGAGGAGGATTGGGAGCCAGAGGACATGCTTCAGGGCCAGTTCACCCTGAACGACATGCAAAAGCAGATGGAGGCCATGAACAACATGGGTCCCCTCGATCAGGTGATGGACATGATCCCCGGCTTCGGCGGCGGGATCAAAGACCAGTTGCCCGACGACGCGATGGACGTCACCCAAGAGCGAATGCGAACCTTCAGCGTCATCATGGACTCGATGACCGACGCCGAAAAGGAGTATCCGAAGGCCATCGGCGCGAACCAGATCGAACGCATCGCCCGCGGGTCGGGCACCGAGGAGGAGAAGGTTCGGGAGTTACTCCAGCAGTACAAGATGATGGAAAAGACCATCAAGCAGTTCCAGGGCATGGGCTCCGAACAGGAGATGCAACGGATGATGAAGCAGATGCAAGGCGGCGGTGGCGGCGGTGGTGGCATGGGCGGAATGGGCCCATTCGGCTAA
- a CDS encoding DUF7342 family protein, whose translation MTDFDPVPDQDAVDGVRDRWRERTDTFDRVYDTVLGVTESTSYAEIASIAACSPNAAKKHLDRLAEMGIVRADQGVQPAQYQRNDSYLEWQEANRLVEDRTVDELIDRVGELEARREEFVDQFGTDDPSAVSVFDHADHERVHERMDRLSEWHALERDIRLYELARQISQNNGHLIPA comes from the coding sequence ATGACCGATTTCGATCCGGTGCCGGACCAAGACGCCGTCGATGGGGTCCGCGACCGGTGGCGCGAGCGAACGGATACGTTTGACCGCGTCTACGATACTGTGCTCGGGGTGACGGAGTCGACGTCGTACGCCGAAATCGCGTCGATCGCCGCGTGTTCGCCGAACGCGGCGAAAAAGCACCTCGATCGACTCGCCGAGATGGGCATCGTGCGCGCGGATCAGGGCGTCCAGCCCGCCCAGTACCAGCGCAACGACAGCTATCTCGAGTGGCAAGAAGCAAATCGGTTGGTCGAGGATCGGACAGTCGACGAACTTATCGACCGCGTCGGCGAGTTAGAGGCGCGTCGCGAGGAGTTCGTTGACCAGTTCGGAACGGACGATCCGTCGGCAGTCTCGGTCTTCGATCACGCCGATCACGAGCGCGTCCACGAACGAATGGACCGACTCAGCGAGTGGCACGCACTGGAACGAGACATCCGCCTCTACGAACTCGCACGGCAAATCTCACAGAACAACGGTCATCTCATTCCGGCTTAG
- a CDS encoding type II toxin-antitoxin system HicB family antitoxin: MSNDADVDPSTYEGLEDAEVSMRENDHGLHIADDEVTGVSSQGPTPETALENLAEAVKSYREATDDDPGDDWL; the protein is encoded by the coding sequence ATGAGTAACGACGCAGATGTCGACCCCTCGACCTACGAGGGACTCGAGGACGCGGAGGTCTCGATGCGCGAGAACGACCACGGCTTGCACATCGCTGACGACGAAGTGACGGGCGTCTCGAGCCAGGGTCCGACGCCCGAAACGGCCCTCGAGAACCTCGCGGAGGCTGTCAAGTCCTACCGGGAAGCGACGGACGACGACCCGGGTGACGACTGGCTTTAG
- a CDS encoding dihydrolipoyl dehydrogenase gives MDEYDIVVVGGGSGSQVATAAAETGLEAAVVEPGPLGGTCITRGCVPSKALIHRADLLEEIRHAEAFGIPADVGEIDYGAITDAIHDTVYEKADRQEASLEDASNVTRYRGEGRFLDDRTLEVALNEDAATGDAAGDSIEIRADTIVLAVGSRPMVPPIDGLDEVDFLTSEDALFLDDQPDSLVIVGGGYIGAELGYFFGALGTDVSMVGRSETLVPREDDDVSEFVTDSLEDYCAVYAGYEANEVDQREDQTVVTAVPANDGGEGGNGDGDSDDSVELAADDLLLATGRRPNTDTLALENTGVEVDDQGHVETDDRLETTVDDVWALGDILGEEPYKHAADYETRIVTANVLGDGATVPEDGETGSALDEGGRTVDYSAMPHAIFTTPQVASVGQTTGELEASGIEYESTSVPFDAAPLGLIREAEGFVKVLAAPDGEILGCHIVGPDASTLIQEVVVAMDAGDGTVDDVADSVHVHPALSEVVYAAFDEASSSRFSTAPDWRDVR, from the coding sequence ATGGACGAGTACGATATCGTCGTGGTCGGCGGCGGCTCCGGCAGTCAGGTCGCGACGGCAGCGGCCGAAACGGGCCTCGAGGCGGCCGTCGTCGAACCCGGCCCGCTCGGGGGTACCTGTATCACTCGAGGCTGCGTGCCGTCGAAGGCGCTGATTCATCGAGCAGACTTACTCGAGGAGATTCGACACGCCGAAGCGTTCGGCATTCCAGCCGACGTCGGGGAGATCGACTACGGCGCGATCACGGACGCGATTCACGACACGGTCTACGAAAAGGCGGACCGACAGGAGGCGAGCCTCGAGGACGCCTCAAACGTGACGCGCTATCGCGGCGAGGGTCGCTTCCTCGACGACCGAACGCTCGAGGTCGCGTTGAACGAGGACGCCGCCACTGGCGACGCTGCGGGCGATTCGATCGAGATTCGCGCCGACACGATCGTTCTCGCGGTCGGCAGCAGACCGATGGTTCCGCCGATCGACGGCCTCGACGAGGTCGACTTTCTCACGAGCGAGGACGCGCTCTTTCTGGACGATCAACCAGATTCTCTCGTGATCGTCGGCGGGGGCTACATCGGTGCCGAACTGGGGTACTTCTTCGGCGCGCTCGGAACGGACGTGTCGATGGTCGGGCGCAGCGAGACGCTCGTTCCGAGAGAGGACGACGACGTCAGCGAGTTCGTCACCGACTCGCTCGAGGACTACTGTGCGGTGTACGCCGGCTACGAGGCGAACGAGGTCGACCAGCGGGAGGACCAAACGGTCGTCACTGCCGTCCCTGCCAACGACGGCGGCGAGGGTGGAAACGGCGACGGCGACAGCGACGATTCGGTGGAACTCGCGGCCGACGACCTCCTGCTCGCGACCGGCCGCCGTCCGAACACGGACACGCTGGCCCTCGAGAATACGGGCGTCGAGGTCGACGATCAGGGCCACGTCGAGACGGACGACCGTCTCGAGACGACCGTCGACGACGTCTGGGCGCTCGGCGATATCCTCGGCGAGGAGCCGTACAAGCACGCGGCTGACTACGAGACGAGGATCGTCACGGCGAACGTGCTTGGAGACGGTGCTACCGTGCCCGAGGACGGCGAGACGGGTTCGGCGTTGGACGAGGGCGGCCGGACCGTCGACTACAGTGCGATGCCTCACGCGATCTTTACCACGCCACAGGTCGCGAGCGTCGGCCAGACGACGGGCGAACTCGAGGCGTCGGGAATCGAGTACGAGTCGACGAGTGTCCCCTTCGACGCCGCGCCGCTGGGATTAATTCGCGAGGCCGAGGGCTTCGTCAAGGTCCTCGCGGCTCCGGACGGCGAGATTCTGGGCTGTCACATCGTCGGCCCGGACGCGTCGACGCTGATTCAGGAGGTGGTCGTCGCGATGGACGCCGGTGACGGAACCGTCGACGACGTCGCCGACTCGGTCCACGTCCACCCGGCGCTCTCGGAGGTGGTGTACGCCGCGTTCGACGAAGCGTCCTCGAGTCGGTTCTCGACCGCGCCGGACTGGCGGGACGTGCGTTAA
- a CDS encoding sulfurtransferase yields MDDSFVVGPGWLADRLEDDRLSVVDVRDPWEYDGIGHVPGAVNIPFERYRDETDVDRGTLPGSDAFATLLSEAGISPGDTIVAYDDTHGVFAARFVLTALEYGHDDVRLLDGDYSAWNLEYETESEAPEREPTEYEPNPLSRAESPLIGLEDVEAALERDALFVDTREQAEFEEARLPGALRFNWREVVDDETRRLKSETELEDVLESSGITRGSEIVLYCNTARRISHTYVVLRALGYEDVSFYEGSLTEWLANDGAVETGASD; encoded by the coding sequence ATGGACGACTCTTTCGTCGTCGGCCCCGGTTGGCTCGCGGATCGACTCGAGGACGACCGCCTCAGCGTCGTCGACGTACGAGATCCGTGGGAGTACGACGGCATCGGACACGTTCCGGGTGCCGTGAATATCCCCTTCGAACGCTACCGAGACGAGACGGACGTCGACCGCGGAACGCTTCCCGGTTCCGACGCGTTCGCGACGCTGCTCTCCGAGGCCGGTATCTCGCCCGGGGATACCATCGTCGCCTACGACGACACCCACGGCGTGTTTGCGGCCCGGTTCGTGCTGACTGCCCTCGAGTACGGCCACGACGACGTTCGCCTACTCGACGGCGACTACAGCGCGTGGAACCTCGAGTACGAAACCGAAAGCGAAGCGCCCGAACGCGAGCCGACCGAGTACGAACCGAACCCGCTTTCTCGCGCAGAGAGTCCACTGATCGGTCTCGAGGACGTCGAAGCGGCCCTCGAGCGCGACGCGCTCTTCGTCGACACTCGAGAGCAAGCCGAGTTCGAGGAGGCCCGACTGCCCGGCGCGCTCAGGTTTAACTGGCGCGAAGTGGTCGACGACGAGACGCGCCGGCTGAAATCGGAGACCGAACTCGAGGACGTACTCGAGTCCTCAGGCATTACGCGCGGGAGCGAAATCGTCCTCTACTGCAACACGGCCCGACGGATCAGCCACACCTACGTCGTCCTCCGCGCGCTGGGCTACGAGGACGTCAGTTTCTACGAAGGGAGTTTGACGGAGTGGCTGGCGAACGACGGCGCTGTCGAAACGGGGGCCAGCGATTAA
- a CDS encoding sulfurtransferase: protein MATEYANDVLVTAEWVEDRLEEFQDDDSDLRLVEVDVDTEAYEDEHAPGAIGFNWETQLQDQTTRDILTKEDFEDLLGSHGISEDSTVVLYGDNSNWFAAYTYWQFKYYGHEDVYLLDGGREYWLENDYPTTDEEPNFSETEYDAAGPRESIRAYREDVENAIERGVPLVDVRSPEEFSGEILAPPGLQETAQRGGHIPGAKNISWAAVTNDDGTFKDYDELEDLYADEDIDGDETTVAYCRIGERSSVAWFALHELLGYEDTVNYDGSWTEWGNLVNAPIEKGE from the coding sequence ATGGCAACAGAATACGCCAACGACGTACTCGTCACGGCTGAGTGGGTCGAAGACCGACTCGAGGAGTTCCAGGACGACGATTCCGACCTGCGACTCGTCGAGGTCGACGTCGACACGGAGGCCTACGAGGACGAACACGCGCCGGGCGCGATCGGGTTCAACTGGGAGACCCAGCTTCAGGACCAGACCACGCGGGACATCCTGACGAAGGAGGACTTCGAGGACTTACTCGGTTCCCACGGCATCAGCGAGGACTCGACGGTCGTCCTCTACGGCGACAACTCGAACTGGTTCGCCGCCTACACCTACTGGCAGTTCAAGTACTACGGCCACGAGGACGTCTACCTACTCGACGGCGGCCGCGAGTACTGGCTCGAGAACGACTATCCGACGACGGACGAGGAGCCGAACTTCTCGGAGACCGAGTACGACGCTGCGGGTCCACGCGAGAGCATCCGGGCCTACCGCGAGGACGTCGAGAACGCGATCGAACGCGGCGTTCCGCTGGTCGACGTTCGCTCGCCCGAGGAGTTCAGCGGCGAGATCCTCGCCCCGCCGGGACTCCAGGAGACCGCCCAGCGCGGCGGCCACATTCCCGGCGCGAAGAACATCTCGTGGGCGGCCGTCACGAACGACGACGGGACGTTCAAGGACTACGACGAACTCGAGGACCTCTACGCCGACGAGGATATTGACGGCGACGAGACGACCGTCGCGTACTGCCGTATCGGCGAGCGTTCGTCCGTCGCGTGGTTCGCGCTGCACGAACTGCTCGGCTACGAGGACACCGTCAACTACGACGGTTCGTGGACCGAGTGGGGTAACCTGGTCAACGCGCCGATAGAGAAGGGCGAGTAA
- a CDS encoding polysaccharide deacetylase family protein, whose translation MKRRAYLATAAAVTVAGCSALTDSESDDSDDGNGDDNGSSDPVDEEPGAFDDFEDLDKWTVEEGSLSADEDRVYAGSQSARMESDGDGERVMIKREFDTPRDLSTEFPALAFASDHDVSPTIQLTDTDGDRLFLQCSVREAGPFAHRDLGVVDTDGDPDLSSIDHTKISVWAGERELSLWCDDYHFVERPETGAVMVQFPEAYDDVASEAAPLLAEYDVPGTVFVATDYVGSEGRLSQDDLEGLQDDGWTIASAGATGTNLTQHDEGGQEDELANAAEWLEDNGFDAGYYSYGLNRYDESAVELAEEYSDVAFASSYTGHGHLSNPHLAPRTTNPDGDDVEQLLEWAADQRLIATLSYRNVGDSVDEIEAALSAIDDADIDVITPADLESEYLD comes from the coding sequence ATGAAACGACGAGCATACCTCGCGACAGCGGCGGCGGTCACCGTCGCCGGCTGTTCCGCCCTGACCGACTCCGAAAGCGACGACAGCGACGACGGTAACGGTGACGACAACGGATCCTCCGATCCCGTGGACGAAGAACCCGGCGCGTTCGACGACTTCGAAGACCTCGACAAGTGGACGGTCGAAGAAGGATCGCTCAGCGCCGACGAAGACCGCGTCTACGCCGGCTCCCAGTCCGCCCGAATGGAATCCGACGGCGACGGCGAACGCGTCATGATCAAGCGGGAGTTCGACACTCCGCGGGATCTCTCCACCGAGTTCCCCGCGCTGGCGTTCGCGAGCGATCACGACGTCAGCCCGACGATCCAGTTGACGGACACCGACGGCGACCGGCTGTTCCTCCAGTGTAGCGTCCGCGAAGCGGGGCCGTTCGCTCACCGCGACCTCGGCGTCGTCGACACCGACGGCGACCCGGACCTGAGTTCGATCGACCACACGAAAATCTCCGTCTGGGCCGGCGAGCGCGAACTGTCCCTGTGGTGTGACGACTACCACTTCGTCGAGCGCCCCGAGACGGGAGCCGTCATGGTCCAGTTCCCCGAAGCCTACGACGACGTCGCCAGCGAGGCCGCCCCGCTGCTCGCCGAGTACGACGTGCCCGGAACCGTGTTCGTCGCCACCGACTACGTGGGCAGCGAAGGTCGCCTCTCGCAGGACGACCTCGAGGGCCTCCAGGACGACGGCTGGACCATCGCGAGCGCCGGCGCGACGGGAACCAACCTCACCCAGCACGACGAAGGCGGACAGGAAGACGAACTCGCCAACGCGGCCGAGTGGCTCGAGGACAACGGCTTCGACGCCGGCTACTACTCCTACGGTCTCAACCGCTACGACGAGAGCGCCGTCGAACTCGCCGAAGAGTACTCCGACGTGGCGTTCGCGAGTAGCTACACGGGCCACGGCCACCTCAGCAACCCCCATCTCGCCCCCCGCACGACCAACCCGGATGGCGACGACGTCGAGCAACTGCTCGAGTGGGCCGCCGACCAGCGTCTGATCGCGACGCTCTCCTACCGAAACGTGGGCGACTCCGTCGACGAGATCGAAGCCGCGCTGTCGGCGATCGACGACGCCGACATCGACGTCATCACGCCAGCCGACCTTGAGTCGGAGTACCTCGACTGA
- a CDS encoding rubrerythrin family protein, giving the protein MTDAGAFVDTVREENQTALSRLGSSKSLYAETGGDIDTEPVLRATADAEYAAWQTFSGWAEDANGEAREAFETTAAEERDHYETVLSHLETDEYDPETLPALHEYLRGLESTVERVGGLIGRIVASKRSKEQVVGYFVGDADPQTASVFREFGSDLDDQLERAQVLVESVCDDESDRERALEAATGAIEAAYGEYVENMEELGANPKPVC; this is encoded by the coding sequence ATGACCGACGCTGGCGCGTTCGTCGACACCGTCCGTGAAGAAAACCAGACCGCCCTCTCCCGACTCGGTTCCTCGAAGTCCCTCTACGCCGAGACCGGCGGCGACATCGACACCGAACCGGTTCTCCGTGCGACAGCGGACGCCGAATACGCGGCCTGGCAAACGTTCAGCGGATGGGCCGAGGACGCAAACGGGGAGGCTCGCGAGGCCTTCGAAACCACGGCAGCGGAAGAACGAGACCACTACGAAACAGTTCTCTCCCACCTCGAGACCGATGAATACGACCCGGAGACCCTCCCTGCACTCCACGAGTATCTCCGCGGCCTCGAGTCGACGGTCGAGCGAGTCGGCGGATTGATCGGTCGCATCGTCGCGAGCAAACGCTCGAAAGAACAGGTCGTCGGCTACTTCGTCGGCGACGCGGATCCACAAACGGCGAGCGTCTTTCGCGAGTTCGGTTCGGATCTGGACGACCAACTCGAGCGCGCACAGGTTCTCGTCGAGTCCGTTTGCGACGACGAGTCGGACCGCGAGCGCGCGCTCGAGGCCGCGACGGGTGCGATCGAGGCCGCCTACGGCGAGTACGTCGAGAACATGGAGGAACTGGGCGCGAATCCGAAGCCGGTCTGCTGA
- a CDS encoding DUF7553 family protein produces MSRTTLERAASTLEEAANAASDDETKQRLESQSSQFESLADANRGPDHGKLARHEHVLTEIADEEGGAVANLIAEALESIHAYRETLEGV; encoded by the coding sequence ATGTCACGAACCACCCTCGAGCGCGCCGCGTCGACACTCGAAGAAGCAGCCAACGCAGCGTCGGACGACGAAACGAAACAGCGTCTCGAAAGCCAGTCCTCGCAGTTCGAATCCCTCGCCGACGCGAACCGAGGACCGGATCACGGCAAACTCGCGCGTCACGAGCACGTGCTCACCGAAATTGCGGACGAAGAAGGCGGTGCCGTCGCGAACCTGATCGCGGAAGCCCTCGAGTCGATTCACGCGTACCGAGAGACGCTCGAGGGCGTCTGA
- the thiM gene encoding hydroxyethylthiazole kinase: protein MTSTLPSSVTGAELGDSLRAIDETSPLVQHLTNEVTMNDVANLTLHWNALPVMADSPGDAGEMAAGAAAILFNTGQVPEGKVEAMHDAAETAAEHDIPIVLDPVGVGSTPTRGEVAESLLEAVDFSVVKGNYGEISALAGVDAEVRGVESVGEYDEIETAAQSLAESTGATVVASGVEDVVATADGAIRLSAGHEMLAAVVGTGCMLGATVAVFRGALEDPTTAAIHATLAFGIAGEQAAEREYAGPASYRTNFHDTVAGLVADGVADLALEGRIERLE from the coding sequence ATGACTAGCACACTTCCCTCGAGCGTCACCGGGGCCGAACTCGGCGACTCGCTGCGAGCGATCGACGAAACCTCACCACTCGTCCAGCACCTCACGAACGAAGTGACGATGAACGACGTCGCGAACCTCACCCTTCACTGGAACGCGCTTCCGGTGATGGCCGACTCGCCCGGCGACGCCGGCGAGATGGCCGCCGGTGCGGCCGCGATCCTCTTCAACACCGGCCAGGTACCCGAGGGGAAAGTCGAGGCGATGCACGATGCGGCGGAGACCGCAGCCGAACACGACATTCCGATCGTCCTCGACCCCGTCGGCGTCGGCTCGACCCCGACTCGAGGCGAGGTCGCCGAGTCGCTCCTCGAGGCGGTCGACTTCTCGGTCGTCAAGGGCAACTACGGCGAGATCAGCGCGCTCGCGGGCGTCGACGCCGAGGTGCGAGGCGTCGAATCGGTCGGCGAGTACGACGAGATCGAGACAGCGGCGCAGTCGCTCGCCGAGTCGACCGGCGCGACGGTCGTCGCGAGCGGCGTCGAAGACGTCGTGGCGACCGCAGACGGGGCGATCAGGCTCAGCGCCGGCCACGAGATGCTCGCCGCGGTCGTCGGCACCGGTTGTATGCTCGGCGCGACCGTCGCCGTCTTCCGGGGCGCACTCGAGGACCCGACGACTGCCGCCATCCACGCCACGCTTGCCTTCGGTATCGCGGGCGAGCAAGCCGCTGAGCGCGAGTACGCCGGACCGGCGAGTTATCGAACGAATTTTCACGACACGGTCGCCGGATTGGTAGCCGACGGGGTCGCTGACCTCGCACTCGAGGGTCGGATCGAACGCCTCGAGTGA
- the thiE gene encoding thiamine phosphate synthase, whose amino-acid sequence MTVSNWHTYLVTDASLSEGRTTLEIVRAAIDGGVDAIQLREKGTDARFRYELGRELRELTAEAGVDLIVNDRVDIARAIDADGVHVGQSDLPVAAVRDLLDPDAVVGCSTSTLGEARQAEADGADYLGVGTIYGTTSKDVAAEKDGVGPERVADIVASVSIPVVGIGGITAANAGPVVEAGATGVAVISEITAATDPAAATAALAEAVETAKTVED is encoded by the coding sequence ATGACTGTCTCGAACTGGCACACCTATCTCGTGACCGACGCGTCGCTCTCGGAGGGACGGACAACCCTCGAGATCGTTCGCGCGGCGATCGACGGCGGCGTCGACGCGATTCAACTCCGCGAAAAGGGCACCGACGCTCGATTCCGATACGAACTCGGGCGAGAACTCCGAGAACTGACTGCCGAGGCGGGTGTGGACCTGATCGTCAACGACCGGGTCGACATCGCACGGGCGATCGACGCCGACGGCGTCCACGTCGGCCAATCGGACCTCCCGGTCGCCGCCGTCCGTGATCTTCTCGATCCCGACGCCGTCGTCGGCTGCTCGACCTCGACGCTCGGAGAGGCCCGGCAAGCCGAGGCGGACGGTGCGGACTACCTCGGCGTCGGAACGATCTACGGCACGACCTCGAAGGATGTCGCCGCCGAGAAGGACGGCGTCGGACCCGAGCGAGTCGCCGACATCGTGGCCAGCGTCTCGATTCCCGTCGTCGGAATCGGCGGAATCACGGCCGCAAACGCCGGACCCGTCGTCGAAGCGGGGGCCACCGGGGTCGCCGTCATCTCCGAAATTACGGCCGCCACGGACCCGGCGGCCGCGACGGCCGCACTCGCCGAGGCGGTCGAAACGGCGAAGACAGTCGAGGACTGA